One genomic region from Vibrio sp. SCSIO 43137 encodes:
- a CDS encoding UxaA family hydrolase: MQFFQGYKRPDGQVGIRNHIMILAIDECAEGIAQAIKQKVPECVVVTNHYTCMYGGNEEMVNTMIGAALNPNVAGVLVLNMGCGSIDPALVIDPIKQAEKPVFNLSIIKSRGTRQTINDGIQLANELVSIAGKVKPEPTPISRLVVGIKCGGSDTSSGIASNPAVGNAADQLVDLGATCVAGELIELITCEDILRERAVTDEVADKIERLIMEEERRWHIEGTDVETMSIGNSVGGLTTLEEKALGALHKTGTRPIQDVLEINPQGIQKPTTAGFYLSEATHLCGGSGMHFAALGAQVILWTTGGAGFNNPIVPVVRVSGNAAQITEDIDVDVSGIMSAQQSVIEGGDAVIECLNKVVQGEKSAIEDVGFAFCSLYQKDQRLERLICKEAV, encoded by the coding sequence ATGCAATTTTTCCAAGGTTATAAGCGTCCGGACGGACAGGTTGGTATCCGCAACCACATTATGATTCTGGCCATTGATGAGTGTGCTGAAGGTATTGCTCAGGCGATCAAACAGAAAGTACCTGAGTGTGTGGTTGTAACTAACCATTACACCTGCATGTATGGCGGTAACGAAGAGATGGTGAACACCATGATTGGTGCGGCACTGAACCCCAATGTTGCCGGTGTGCTTGTGCTGAATATGGGCTGCGGAAGTATCGACCCTGCATTGGTTATCGATCCGATTAAACAGGCAGAAAAGCCGGTGTTTAATCTTTCCATCATCAAGTCGCGTGGTACCCGTCAAACCATTAATGATGGCATTCAGCTTGCCAATGAGCTGGTCAGTATTGCCGGAAAAGTGAAACCGGAACCGACGCCAATTTCCAGACTGGTTGTTGGTATCAAGTGCGGTGGATCAGATACCAGCTCAGGTATCGCCTCTAACCCTGCCGTCGGTAATGCGGCCGATCAACTGGTGGACTTAGGTGCGACCTGTGTTGCCGGTGAGCTTATCGAATTGATTACCTGCGAAGACATTCTGCGCGAGCGTGCGGTAACGGATGAAGTGGCGGACAAGATTGAACGTCTGATTATGGAAGAAGAGCGTCGCTGGCATATTGAAGGCACCGACGTGGAAACCATGAGTATTGGTAACAGCGTTGGCGGGCTGACCACACTGGAAGAGAAAGCACTAGGCGCCCTGCACAAAACCGGTACCCGCCCGATTCAGGACGTACTTGAGATTAATCCTCAGGGTATCCAGAAACCAACCACTGCCGGATTTTACCTTTCAGAAGCGACCCACCTATGTGGCGGCTCAGGCATGCACTTCGCCGCACTGGGTGCTCAGGTGATCCTCTGGACTACAGGTGGTGCAGGATTTAACAACCCAATTGTGCCTGTTGTACGTGTCAGCGGTAATGCGGCTCAGATTACTGAAGATATCGATGTGGATGTCAGCGGAATTATGTCTGCGCAGCAGAGTGTTATTGAAGGCGGCGATGCCGTTATCGAGTGCCTGAACAAGGTGGTTCAGGGTGAGAAATCAGCCATCGAAGATGTGGGTTTTGCTTTCTGTTCTCTGTATCAGAAAGACCAGCGTCTGGAACGACTGATCTGCAAAGAAGCTGTTTAA
- a CDS encoding mandelate racemase/muconate lactonizing enzyme family protein produces MKITDIEVICLRVPEAHEECEWGEDAVIVKVHTDQGITGLGEADSSPAVVRACIETTNSNLYCYGLKELLLGENPLEIEKLWNKMYWASNYFGRRGAGIHAISAIDIALWDIAGQFYGVPVHTLLGGKYRDQIRAYGTFIPASKPEDNRAIAKGLVEQGFTSIKFGGGVFGDDPETDYQIVKNVREAVGDDIEVQIDLASKWRTSGHSAFMCKKLEEFNLNWVEEPVLADDLKGYAKLSNKTEAKLAGGESLTTRYEFQSFLEHSQVDIVQPDITRCGGITEMKKIYDLAQMHGVQLVPHGFSTGILLAASVHFLAACEHGTLMEYSQSQSPLFTDLVTNRLPFENGYVPVPDKPGLGVELSDSIIEQYRVDA; encoded by the coding sequence ATGAAAATAACAGATATTGAAGTGATATGTTTGCGCGTCCCCGAAGCTCACGAAGAGTGTGAGTGGGGCGAAGATGCGGTCATCGTAAAGGTACATACCGATCAGGGTATTACCGGACTCGGTGAAGCTGACAGCTCTCCGGCTGTGGTTCGTGCCTGCATTGAAACCACCAATTCAAACCTTTACTGCTACGGCCTGAAAGAGCTGCTGTTGGGTGAAAACCCGCTGGAGATCGAAAAGCTGTGGAACAAGATGTACTGGGCGTCGAACTACTTTGGCCGCCGTGGTGCAGGCATTCATGCCATCAGTGCTATTGATATTGCATTGTGGGATATCGCCGGACAGTTCTACGGTGTGCCGGTTCATACCCTGCTGGGCGGTAAATACCGTGACCAGATCCGAGCCTACGGTACCTTTATTCCGGCCAGCAAACCGGAAGATAACCGCGCTATTGCGAAAGGGCTGGTTGAACAGGGCTTTACCAGCATTAAGTTCGGCGGCGGCGTATTCGGTGATGATCCGGAAACGGACTATCAGATTGTTAAGAATGTGCGTGAAGCCGTTGGTGACGATATTGAAGTTCAGATTGATCTGGCATCGAAATGGCGTACTTCCGGCCACTCAGCCTTTATGTGCAAAAAGCTGGAGGAGTTTAACCTCAACTGGGTGGAAGAGCCGGTACTGGCTGATGACCTGAAAGGTTACGCCAAGCTTTCCAACAAAACAGAAGCGAAACTGGCAGGCGGTGAGTCACTGACTACACGCTACGAGTTTCAGTCATTCCTTGAGCACTCTCAGGTGGATATCGTTCAGCCGGATATTACCCGCTGTGGTGGTATTACTGAGATGAAGAAAATTTACGATCTGGCGCAGATGCATGGCGTTCAGCTTGTTCCGCACGGGTTTAGTACCGGCATTCTGCTGGCTGCATCCGTTCACTTTTTGGCTGCCTGTGAGCACGGCACGCTTATGGAGTACTCACAAAGCCAAAGTCCTCTCTTTACTGACCTTGTTACAAACCGTCTGCCGTTTGAAAACGGCTACGTACCTGTACCTGATAAGCCGGGTCTTGGTGTTGAACTCAGTGATTCCATCATTGAGCAGTACCGGGTCGACGCTTAA
- a CDS encoding BCCT family transporter encodes MKQRNRQIDKPLMTISLSTIFAIVAGLSLFPEQGNAIAKTLFNILTEQFGEVFLLFGFFSVIILAWLGFGRHGSIKLGEGAPQYTFFTYLAMMICAGLGSATVYWAFVEWAYYYMGPPMGIEPYSATAAEWATSYNMFHWGISAWSLYCIASLPVAYSFHVRKNPQLKLSAVCESILGRYYNPAVGKLIDTIFIFSCVGAMGITLGLSVPMVTEGIAELIGVKSSFGMNVGLMLAITALFTISSYVGIEKGMAKLSDYNTKLAVIFVLLVLVVGPTSFIIDQMTNGYGLMLQNFIRMSLWTDPVEGGSFPTSWTVFYWAYWMTYVPFMALFVTKVSKGRTLKEVIISMVLGGSAGCFIFFGVLGSYSMSTHLNELVDVTDMLSNTGGSETVIAVLRTLPASSLFIVIFAVMSTLFLATTLDSASFTLAATAANQLDENANPPTALRLFWCGILAAVPLTMMFIDAPLSTIQTLAIVTSLPLMIVIFIMLYGFFKWIGEGEKKADEVAETEAETVVLQEEKSIG; translated from the coding sequence ATGAAACAGAGAAATAGACAAATAGACAAACCGTTAATGACGATAAGTCTTTCAACGATTTTTGCCATCGTGGCCGGCCTGTCGCTGTTCCCTGAGCAGGGTAATGCCATTGCCAAAACCTTATTTAACATTCTGACAGAGCAGTTCGGTGAAGTGTTCCTGTTGTTCGGATTCTTCAGTGTCATTATCCTTGCGTGGCTTGGATTTGGTAGACACGGCAGCATCAAACTTGGTGAAGGGGCTCCTCAATACACATTTTTCACCTACCTTGCCATGATGATCTGTGCCGGTCTGGGTTCCGCAACGGTTTACTGGGCATTCGTTGAGTGGGCTTACTATTACATGGGTCCGCCAATGGGCATCGAACCATACTCAGCGACAGCCGCAGAGTGGGCGACAAGCTACAACATGTTCCACTGGGGTATCTCAGCATGGTCACTGTACTGTATCGCCTCACTGCCGGTAGCTTACTCTTTCCACGTTCGTAAGAACCCTCAGCTAAAACTGAGTGCAGTATGTGAAAGTATCCTTGGCCGTTACTACAACCCGGCAGTTGGTAAACTGATTGATACTATCTTTATCTTCAGCTGCGTAGGTGCAATGGGTATTACTCTTGGTTTGAGTGTACCAATGGTAACGGAAGGTATTGCTGAACTGATCGGTGTGAAGAGCAGCTTTGGTATGAACGTCGGCCTGATGCTGGCTATTACGGCTCTGTTCACCATCAGCTCTTATGTCGGTATCGAAAAAGGTATGGCTAAGCTGAGTGATTACAACACTAAGCTGGCGGTAATCTTTGTACTGCTGGTACTGGTTGTTGGTCCTACTTCATTCATCATCGACCAGATGACCAACGGCTACGGCTTAATGCTGCAAAACTTTATCCGTATGAGCCTGTGGACTGACCCTGTAGAAGGTGGTTCATTCCCGACTTCATGGACAGTATTCTACTGGGCATACTGGATGACTTACGTACCATTTATGGCTCTGTTCGTTACTAAGGTATCTAAAGGCCGTACCCTGAAAGAAGTTATCATCAGTATGGTTCTGGGCGGAAGTGCTGGTTGCTTTATCTTCTTCGGCGTACTGGGTAGCTACAGCATGAGTACACACCTGAACGAACTGGTGGATGTGACGGACATGCTCTCCAATACCGGTGGTTCCGAGACGGTTATTGCGGTTCTGAGAACCCTGCCAGCCAGCTCACTGTTTATCGTTATCTTTGCGGTAATGTCGACACTGTTCCTTGCTACAACACTGGATTCAGCCTCCTTTACACTGGCCGCGACAGCCGCTAACCAGCTGGATGAAAATGCTAACCCGCCAACAGCACTACGCCTGTTCTGGTGTGGCATTCTGGCTGCGGTACCGCTGACTATGATGTTTATCGACGCGCCGCTAAGTACCATTCAGACGCTGGCGATTGTGACATCATTGCCTCTGATGATTGTTATCTTCATCATGCTTTACGGCTTCTTCAAGTGGATTGGTGAAGGCGAAAAGAAGGCCGATGAAGTCGCAGAGACTGAAGCAGAAACGGTAGTGCTTCAGGAAGAGAAGTCTATCGGTTAA
- a CDS encoding methyl-accepting chemotaxis protein: MLKKLGFKKLLLLSTVALVALSVSLSNLITYTDVEKVLVDQIARYNTEYAASQARLVENQLNEKVQGLEKLGQEYENRAFEGSAEDHIALTKVIAKAMNLNSAVVGFTNGDAYWNQTADTWPNHKYYDDVTKRSWYQAGRNSTTASITEPYQGSEAGNQYWVSIVRRTHSGMMSADLQLGFLGQIVKSVNTTSGAVALIVNSDSTILASSDTEQFELSGLGLDDNRIKHFIADALKAASFSSEMEIDNHEMMSFSHQIRIADKSWYYILLQDKQSAYTSLTDAKQSAIIRVVVATLVSIVLAFVVLQLLYKPILTLRETIMRLGEGHGDLTQRLDIRSGDDLGKIATGVNKLIENLNTMMVQIRDVTQLLNSNIGKLSEQSEINTNIIQGHVQETEQAVTAIEEMNSTAESMASDASNTARLTSEANAASLSSREIVNGAKESIEDLLTDVESASQNVHRMSDKTDSINAILSVISEIAEQTNLLALNAAIEAARAGEQGRGFAVVADEVRNLASRTKSSTKEIESALAALSEGSLEVVESMNQTEQRCNTTASDATNVADSLDTMTKYVSDIDELSVQIATAAEEQSCVTRELSQSMGTINTIVVQLEENVQDGFKEVQQIKKLNDQLSDMVSKFKLS; the protein is encoded by the coding sequence ATGCTAAAAAAACTGGGATTTAAGAAACTGCTGCTGTTATCAACGGTAGCACTGGTCGCCTTATCGGTATCACTCTCTAACCTGATCACTTATACGGATGTAGAGAAAGTATTGGTGGATCAAATTGCCAGATACAACACAGAGTATGCTGCCAGTCAGGCAAGGCTGGTGGAGAACCAGCTTAACGAGAAAGTTCAGGGTCTGGAAAAGTTGGGGCAAGAGTATGAAAACCGTGCCTTTGAGGGCAGCGCAGAAGATCATATCGCCCTGACCAAGGTCATCGCTAAAGCGATGAACCTGAACAGTGCCGTGGTGGGATTTACCAACGGTGATGCCTACTGGAACCAGACGGCGGATACCTGGCCGAATCATAAATACTATGATGATGTCACCAAGCGTAGCTGGTATCAGGCTGGCAGAAACAGTACCACAGCCTCAATTACAGAGCCCTATCAGGGCAGTGAAGCGGGCAACCAGTACTGGGTTTCTATCGTGCGGCGCACTCATAGCGGCATGATGTCGGCAGATTTACAGCTGGGCTTTTTAGGCCAGATTGTTAAGTCAGTAAATACCACCTCAGGAGCTGTTGCGCTGATTGTAAACAGCGACTCCACCATTCTCGCCTCTTCTGATACAGAACAGTTTGAACTGAGTGGGCTCGGATTAGACGATAACAGAATCAAACACTTTATTGCTGACGCACTGAAAGCGGCCAGCTTCTCCTCTGAGATGGAGATAGATAACCATGAGATGATGAGCTTTTCTCATCAGATCCGTATTGCCGATAAGAGCTGGTATTACATTCTGCTGCAGGATAAACAGAGTGCTTATACAAGTCTGACGGATGCAAAACAGTCGGCAATTATTCGTGTGGTTGTTGCTACTCTGGTGAGTATTGTTCTGGCTTTTGTTGTACTGCAGCTACTGTATAAACCCATTTTGACCCTGAGAGAGACTATTATGCGTTTGGGCGAGGGGCATGGTGATCTGACGCAGCGTCTGGATATCCGCTCCGGAGATGATTTGGGGAAAATTGCTACAGGTGTTAACAAGCTGATTGAAAACCTGAATACCATGATGGTACAGATACGCGATGTAACACAACTGCTGAACAGCAACATAGGTAAACTGAGTGAACAGAGTGAGATAAACACCAATATCATTCAGGGGCATGTTCAGGAAACCGAGCAGGCAGTCACGGCTATAGAAGAGATGAACTCAACAGCCGAATCCATGGCTTCCGATGCCAGTAACACTGCCCGCTTAACCAGTGAGGCCAATGCGGCCAGCCTGAGTTCCAGAGAGATAGTAAACGGAGCAAAAGAGAGTATTGAAGATCTGCTTACTGACGTAGAGAGTGCTTCGCAGAACGTACATAGAATGTCAGACAAAACCGACAGTATTAACGCCATATTGAGTGTGATCAGCGAGATAGCAGAGCAGACAAACCTGCTGGCGCTGAACGCGGCAATCGAAGCAGCACGGGCAGGAGAGCAGGGACGAGGTTTTGCTGTGGTGGCCGATGAAGTGCGCAACCTTGCCAGCCGGACAAAAAGCAGCACCAAGGAGATTGAATCAGCCCTTGCGGCATTGAGCGAAGGCAGTCTGGAGGTGGTTGAATCCATGAACCAGACAGAGCAACGCTGCAATACCACCGCTTCGGATGCAACCAATGTGGCTGACAGTCTGGATACCATGACAAAGTATGTGTCAGATATCGATGAGCTGAGTGTGCAGATTGCTACCGCAGCAGAAGAACAGAGCTGTGTTACCCGAGAACTGAGCCAGAGTATGGGCACCATTAATACCATAGTGGTGCAACTGGAAGAAAACGTTCAGGACGGCTTTAAAGAGGTTCAGCAGATCAAAAAGCTTAATGATCAACTCTCGGATATGGTTAGTAAGTTTAAGCTAAGCTGA
- a CDS encoding winged helix-turn-helix transcriptional regulator: protein MISPMVDKKTKNWAGCPVRFGMSQFGDKWSFLIIRDLMFKGKKYYNEFLDAGEGISTNILASRLADLEANGIVTKQTDEVKRSKYVYKLTEKGKALLPMMLAMIDWSNTYDSKTEVPEGFAKQLHENPEQLKNEILDKLGGG from the coding sequence ATGATTAGCCCTATGGTAGATAAAAAGACAAAAAACTGGGCCGGTTGCCCTGTACGTTTCGGCATGAGTCAGTTTGGTGACAAGTGGAGCTTTTTGATCATTCGTGACCTGATGTTCAAAGGAAAAAAGTACTACAACGAGTTTTTGGATGCCGGTGAAGGTATTTCCACAAACATACTTGCCAGCAGGCTGGCTGACCTCGAGGCCAATGGCATTGTGACTAAGCAAACCGATGAAGTGAAACGTTCAAAGTATGTTTATAAGTTAACAGAGAAAGGAAAAGCTCTGTTACCTATGATGCTGGCCATGATCGACTGGTCGAATACATACGACTCAAAAACAGAAGTGCCAGAAGGCTTTGCAAAACAGCTCCATGAAAACCCTGAGCAGTTAAAAAATGAGATTCTGGACAAGTTAGGCGGCGGTTGA
- a CDS encoding glutathione S-transferase family protein, which translates to MKLYVIAGSPNSRKVLAVVKHLGIDIETHSLDLFKGDNKQAEYLSLNPNGMVPCLVDGDLSLWESNAINQFLADTVQGQDIYPEALSVRADINRWLSWELAHFNQAFGTLALEAVAKPKFMQSEGEPAVIKWAQEQLARFSSVLNSHLENRMFVVGESVTIADYAMIHVEFFKESVPFDWSPYPHLNAYFDRIRQSPIWQSTAASSIENIGRVVS; encoded by the coding sequence ATGAAGTTATACGTCATTGCGGGCTCACCAAACTCTCGTAAAGTACTTGCTGTTGTTAAGCATCTGGGCATAGATATTGAAACCCATTCTCTTGATTTATTTAAAGGTGATAACAAACAAGCGGAGTATCTCTCCCTTAACCCAAACGGTATGGTGCCATGCTTAGTGGATGGTGATTTGTCACTTTGGGAATCGAACGCTATTAATCAGTTTCTGGCAGACACCGTTCAAGGTCAGGATATTTACCCGGAAGCATTATCTGTCAGGGCTGATATAAACCGCTGGCTTTCTTGGGAGTTAGCGCACTTTAATCAGGCGTTTGGGACTCTAGCTCTGGAAGCGGTAGCCAAGCCTAAATTTATGCAAAGTGAGGGCGAACCGGCAGTTATCAAGTGGGCACAAGAGCAGTTAGCTCGTTTCTCTTCTGTATTAAATAGCCATCTGGAAAATCGAATGTTTGTGGTAGGAGAGTCAGTTACTATTGCGGATTACGCTATGATTCATGTGGAGTTTTTTAAAGAATCCGTTCCTTTTGACTGGTCTCCTTACCCACATTTAAACGCCTACTTTGATCGAATCAGACAATCACCAATCTGGCAAAGTACAGCGGCTTCCAGCATTGAAAATATAGGCAGGGTAGTGAGTTAA
- a CDS encoding esterase-like activity of phytase family protein yields the protein MHGLITGLALLISLSAAAAGKPKDIQTEADNNFRILQSVRIDDHLVEISDIAFDKDENILYAIGDKGDLYHLKIGFGKQRITQLKVLHHYQLRPYFLGKIDSEGLALQNDKDNIKGNTQLLVSFERTPAIIRFDSKGEEIEPLALPEKLSKKSFYNSKNKMLEALAYDTQFGLITSPQDSKDHWHRIFNITSGKTYKFNKSSEISGYEYTPQGDVIVIERRVDKITNVDGKNEKVTTKLLLKHVALSGCKERCASSVIKPFDIDNPLTKNYESLTRISDNTYLMANDNDQSDDTYFVYFRFE from the coding sequence ATGCATGGTTTAATTACAGGTTTAGCTTTACTTATATCCCTTAGCGCGGCGGCAGCCGGGAAGCCAAAGGACATTCAGACAGAAGCAGACAACAACTTTCGTATTCTGCAGAGCGTCAGGATTGATGATCACTTGGTGGAAATATCCGATATCGCCTTCGATAAAGATGAGAATATCCTCTATGCCATCGGCGATAAGGGCGATCTTTACCACCTTAAAATCGGGTTCGGTAAACAACGGATTACGCAACTGAAGGTGCTACACCATTACCAGCTTAGACCCTACTTTTTAGGGAAGATTGATAGTGAAGGGCTGGCACTACAGAATGACAAAGACAACATAAAAGGTAACACTCAGTTGCTGGTCTCTTTTGAACGAACTCCGGCCATAATCCGCTTTGATAGCAAAGGGGAAGAAATAGAGCCGCTAGCACTACCTGAAAAACTAAGCAAAAAGTCTTTCTATAACAGCAAAAATAAGATGCTGGAAGCTTTGGCCTACGATACTCAATTTGGCTTGATCACCTCGCCACAGGATTCAAAAGATCATTGGCACAGAATCTTTAATATCACTTCCGGAAAGACATATAAATTTAACAAGAGCTCAGAAATTTCCGGCTATGAGTACACACCGCAAGGTGATGTTATTGTGATTGAAAGGCGGGTAGATAAGATAACAAATGTCGACGGTAAAAATGAGAAAGTCACCACCAAACTACTACTCAAACATGTTGCTCTGTCCGGCTGCAAAGAGCGCTGCGCGTCGTCTGTTATCAAGCCGTTTGATATCGACAATCCGTTAACAAAAAACTACGAGAGCCTGACCCGGATATCGGACAACACCTATCTGATGGCCAACGACAATGACCAAAGTGACGATACCTACTTTGTCTATTTCAGGTTTGAGTAG
- a CDS encoding LuxR C-terminal-related transcriptional regulator, which translates to MERQLKLQALLLKTVTDIELWQDVLGQIATITGARKGIIMLRNKSTSDLYISKDIHFDLQSPMLYGLSNEEVGSYITHFYKVDPWTEIENKHHPVAPYAMSSYLPIDELEKTEFWQWLEPQGISDTVVVELHSSVDSWISLNMFFDGRDEKVKQATLELLRNMQDIFTQVWEFGMQHRATTASPESLNFFLEQQELPSLLVDGHSKVVKANEKAEQLLAESSFPISNKDGYLFIKDRAELNKLREGIAALSKSESQPAALPTCDIKINGYNCLCTLLGEGEDVIGADTVLRMLSIKPEKTVTVNGMCLIWESEGLTRREKELVEVLANGGRVVDFMNQYNLAKSTSHIHWGNVKKKLNVKDRNEIYAYHKLYLETIN; encoded by the coding sequence ATGGAACGACAACTTAAACTTCAGGCCTTACTGCTGAAAACGGTAACTGATATCGAATTATGGCAGGACGTTTTGGGCCAGATAGCAACTATTACCGGTGCTCGTAAGGGCATCATTATGCTGCGTAACAAGAGCACATCTGATCTTTATATCTCTAAAGATATTCACTTCGATCTGCAAAGTCCTATGCTTTACGGCCTGAGTAATGAAGAAGTAGGGTCTTATATTACTCATTTCTACAAGGTAGACCCCTGGACAGAAATTGAGAACAAACACCATCCTGTTGCACCTTATGCCATGTCGTCTTATTTGCCTATTGATGAGCTGGAAAAGACAGAGTTCTGGCAATGGCTGGAGCCACAGGGCATCAGCGATACGGTGGTGGTTGAGCTCCATTCCTCTGTTGATAGCTGGATCTCTCTTAATATGTTTTTTGACGGCAGAGACGAGAAAGTGAAACAAGCGACTCTGGAACTGCTGAGGAACATGCAGGATATCTTCACTCAGGTGTGGGAATTTGGAATGCAACACCGGGCAACAACGGCTTCTCCTGAAAGCCTTAACTTTTTCCTTGAGCAGCAGGAGTTGCCTTCTTTACTGGTCGACGGACATTCAAAGGTTGTTAAAGCGAATGAAAAAGCAGAGCAGTTATTAGCTGAATCTTCATTTCCAATCAGCAATAAAGACGGCTATCTGTTTATTAAGGACAGAGCAGAGTTAAATAAGTTAAGGGAAGGTATTGCTGCGCTGTCTAAGTCAGAGTCTCAGCCAGCGGCACTGCCAACTTGTGATATCAAGATTAACGGCTATAACTGCCTCTGTACGCTTCTCGGGGAAGGGGAAGATGTTATTGGTGCTGATACAGTGTTACGAATGCTCTCCATTAAACCTGAAAAAACAGTGACGGTGAATGGTATGTGCCTGATTTGGGAGAGTGAAGGTCTGACACGCAGGGAGAAAGAGCTGGTTGAGGTGCTCGCCAATGGTGGCAGGGTAGTTGATTTTATGAACCAGTATAATCTGGCGAAAAGTACCTCACATATTCACTGGGGCAATGTGAAAAAGAAGCTGAATGTGAAGGACAGAAACGAGATTTATGCATACCACAAGCTATATCTGGAGACGATTAATTAG
- a CDS encoding DUF2999 family protein, which translates to MNPILAILKENNISDEQINELFEVLTQNPLAAMATLGQLGLPQEKLQLLMGQVMQNPALIKEAVNELGLDFSKVEAAKEKLQK; encoded by the coding sequence ATGAACCCGATTCTTGCAATATTAAAAGAAAACAATATCAGTGATGAGCAGATTAACGAGCTGTTTGAAGTGCTGACACAAAACCCGTTGGCAGCGATGGCGACACTTGGTCAGCTTGGATTACCTCAGGAGAAGTTACAGCTTCTTATGGGGCAGGTGATGCAAAATCCAGCCTTGATTAAAGAAGCCGTTAACGAGCTTGGTCTGGACTTTTCGAAAGTAGAAGCAGCGAAAGAGAAGCTTCAAAAGTAA
- a CDS encoding glycine zipper family protein translates to MYKIISVSIAALVLSACAYNQKPVVDMEGVDQAKYEQDFAYCQSYAEKVDKGAAAKTEAVNSGLTGAAVGAIAGVLQDGIGGALVGAAAGGAIGAGAGAAGGANDATKTQSKVLRRCLTKKGYTVYDM, encoded by the coding sequence ATGTATAAAATTATCTCTGTTTCTATTGCGGCTTTGGTACTCTCAGCTTGTGCTTACAATCAAAAACCGGTTGTCGATATGGAAGGTGTCGATCAGGCAAAGTATGAGCAAGATTTTGCCTACTGCCAGTCATACGCGGAGAAAGTCGATAAAGGTGCTGCGGCTAAAACAGAAGCTGTCAACAGTGGCCTTACAGGAGCTGCCGTTGGCGCGATTGCGGGTGTACTGCAAGACGGTATCGGCGGTGCACTTGTCGGTGCGGCAGCAGGTGGCGCGATTGGTGCCGGGGCAGGTGCGGCAGGTGGCGCAAATGATGCGACCAAAACTCAATCTAAAGTGCTGCGCAGATGCCTGACTAAGAAAGGTTATACGGTTTACGACATGTAA